A genome region from Senegalia massiliensis includes the following:
- a CDS encoding rhomboid family intramembrane serine protease produces the protein MDRFKINYNSPVTLTFTFTALGVLLLKEIYGIEFMTYIFTNYRTSVDDPMQYIRLFSYVLGHSSWQHFTSNFLIILLLGPILEEKYGSKPLIKMILITTFITGVLNVILFSTGLIGASGIVFMMIILSSFANTRSGYIPLTLIIVAVIFIGRELVDAITLKDNISQMAHIVGGISGAGLGGIQLTNKKSYKKKYRA, from the coding sequence ATGGATAGATTTAAAATTAATTATAATTCACCAGTTACATTAACATTTACTTTTACTGCACTAGGTGTATTGTTATTAAAAGAGATATATGGAATAGAGTTTATGACGTATATTTTTACTAACTATAGAACATCTGTAGATGACCCTATGCAATATATTAGACTTTTTAGTTATGTACTAGGACATAGTTCATGGCAACATTTTACAAGTAATTTTCTAATAATATTATTGTTAGGTCCTATATTAGAAGAAAAATATGGTTCTAAACCATTAATAAAAATGATATTAATTACTACATTTATAACAGGGGTTTTAAATGTAATCTTATTTAGTACGGGACTTATAGGAGCAAGTGGAATAGTATTTATGATGATAATCCTTAGTTCATTTGCAAATACAAGATCAGGTTATATTCCACTTACACTTATAATAGTGGCAGTAATTTTTATAGGTAGAGAATTAGTTGATGCAATAACATTAAAAGATAATATATCGCAAATGGCACATATCGTTGGAGGAATTTCAGGAGCAGGACTTGGGGGTATTCAGTTAACCAATAAGAAAAGTTATAAAAAGAAATACAGAGCTTAA
- the recQ gene encoding DNA helicase RecQ, with amino-acid sequence MHIKNILKEYFGYDDFRHGQEELIQSVLNKKDVLGIMPTSGGKSICYQIPSLILKGSTLVVSPLISLMKDQVDALNEIGVSATFINSTLTSYELENRFNNIQNGKYNLIYIAPERLNNIGFRNIIKNIEIPFLAIDESHCISKWGHDFRPSYKEIPRFINSLDKRPIIGAYTATATEEIIEDIKILLNLNKPEEIVTGFDRKNLYFKVENNIDKRSFILNYLNDKKDESGIIYCSTRKEVESLYEFLNSKGHKVSLYHGGMNNADREISQQDFIYDKISIMIATNAFGMGIDKSNVRYVIHYNIPQSMENYYQEAGRAGRDGEDSECILLFSPQDVAKQKFLISESHKDPERASISYKNLQYLVDYAYSHDCLRGKILEYFGEIDVKSNCNNCSNCSIEHEFKDVTIEAQKILSCVYRLNEKFGTTVVAQVLSGSKNKKILSFNLDKISTYGIMKDYTEKGIKNIIAMLISQGYLSLTESKYPIVKLTSLSRKVLKGKEKVYMAIDMFKDKKEITPDYYLELFVVLKDLRKKLALEKNIPPYIIFSDTTLKEMATYLPIEKDSFLNIKGVGDKKYESYGDIFIEKIRDFKEKNNVKSSPKQIKYTDSIEPKIKTHIETYNLYREEKTIDEISEIRNLTKDTLLNHFVKCQEEGKEINWNDFVDIQKEKEILNAIDNVGKKYLKPIKQAISDDISYFDIKTVIYRENYKKSPA; translated from the coding sequence ATGCATATAAAAAATATATTAAAAGAATATTTCGGATATGATGATTTTAGACATGGACAAGAAGAACTAATACAATCAGTATTAAACAAAAAAGATGTACTTGGTATAATGCCTACTAGTGGAGGTAAATCTATATGTTATCAAATACCTTCTTTGATACTAAAAGGTAGTACATTAGTGGTTTCTCCTCTTATTTCACTTATGAAAGATCAGGTAGATGCTCTAAATGAAATAGGAGTATCAGCTACATTTATAAATAGTACACTTACTAGCTACGAGTTAGAAAATAGATTTAACAATATACAAAATGGAAAGTATAATCTTATCTATATAGCTCCAGAAAGATTAAATAATATAGGATTTAGAAATATAATAAAAAATATAGAAATTCCTTTCTTAGCAATAGATGAGTCACATTGTATAAGTAAGTGGGGTCATGATTTTAGACCTAGTTATAAAGAAATACCACGATTTATAAATAGTTTAGATAAACGTCCAATAATAGGAGCTTATACTGCTACTGCTACTGAAGAAATAATAGAAGATATAAAAATACTTTTAAATTTGAATAAGCCTGAAGAAATTGTTACAGGTTTTGATAGAAAAAATCTATATTTTAAAGTTGAAAATAATATTGATAAAAGGTCATTTATATTAAATTATTTAAATGATAAAAAAGATGAATCTGGCATAATATATTGTTCTACAAGAAAAGAAGTAGAATCATTATATGAATTTTTAAATTCTAAAGGACATAAAGTAAGTTTATATCATGGTGGAATGAATAATGCAGATAGAGAAATTTCTCAACAAGATTTCATATATGATAAAATATCTATAATGATAGCTACAAATGCTTTTGGTATGGGAATAGATAAATCAAATGTTAGGTATGTTATTCACTATAATATTCCTCAAAGTATGGAAAATTATTATCAAGAAGCTGGCAGAGCTGGTCGTGATGGAGAAGATAGTGAATGTATATTGCTTTTCTCACCTCAAGATGTAGCTAAACAAAAATTCTTGATTAGTGAAAGTCATAAAGACCCTGAAAGAGCTTCTATTAGCTATAAAAACCTTCAATATTTAGTTGATTATGCATATAGTCATGATTGCCTAAGAGGTAAGATACTTGAATATTTTGGAGAGATAGACGTTAAATCTAATTGTAATAACTGTAGTAACTGTAGCATTGAACATGAGTTTAAAGATGTAACTATTGAAGCTCAAAAGATACTTTCATGTGTATATAGATTAAATGAAAAGTTTGGTACCACAGTTGTAGCTCAAGTTTTGAGTGGTTCAAAAAACAAAAAAATATTAAGCTTTAATTTAGATAAAATATCAACATATGGAATAATGAAAGATTATACTGAAAAAGGAATTAAAAATATAATAGCAATGCTAATATCTCAAGGTTATTTATCTCTTACAGAAAGTAAATATCCTATAGTAAAACTTACATCCCTTTCTAGAAAAGTATTAAAAGGAAAAGAAAAAGTATATATGGCTATAGATATGTTTAAAGATAAAAAGGAAATTACTCCTGATTATTATTTAGAGTTATTTGTAGTCTTAAAAGATTTAAGAAAAAAATTAGCATTAGAAAAAAATATACCACCTTATATTATATTTTCAGATACTACACTTAAAGAAATGGCAACTTATCTCCCTATAGAAAAGGATTCATTTTTAAATATAAAGGGAGTTGGAGATAAAAAGTATGAATCTTATGGTGATATATTTATAGAAAAAATAAGAGATTTCAAAGAAAAAAATAATGTTAAATCCTCACCAAAACAGATAAAGTATACTGATTCTATTGAACCTAAAATTAAAACTCATATTGAAACATATAATTTGTATAGAGAAGAAAAAACAATAGATGAAATATCTGAAATTAGAAATCTTACAAAGGATACTCTATTAAACCATTTTGTAAAGTGTCAAGAAGAAGGTAAAGAAATTAATTGGAATGATTTTGTAGACATACAAAAGGAAAAAGAAATTTTAAATGCTATTGATAATGTGGGTAAAAAATATCTGAAACCTATAAAACAAGCTATATCAGATGATATTAGTTATTTTGATATAAAGACAGTCATATATAGAGAAAACTATAAAAAAAGTCCTGCTTAA
- the msrB gene encoding peptide-methionine (R)-S-oxide reductase MsrB: MSEKYNKPTDKELREKLTEEQYRVTQENATERPFTSEYNNNEGEGIYVDIVTGEPLFSSKDKYDSGCGWPSFTKPIEENIKEKSDLSHGMRRTEVRSKSGDSHLGHVFTDGPKDKGGLRYCINGAALKFIQREDLEKEGYSEYKKIFE, encoded by the coding sequence TTGAGTGAAAAATATAATAAACCTACAGACAAAGAATTAAGAGAAAAATTAACTGAAGAACAGTATAGAGTGACTCAAGAAAATGCAACGGAAAGACCCTTTACTAGTGAATATAATAATAATGAGGGAGAAGGAATATATGTAGATATAGTTACAGGTGAACCACTATTTTCTTCAAAAGATAAATATGATTCAGGCTGTGGCTGGCCTAGTTTTACAAAGCCTATAGAAGAAAATATAAAAGAAAAAAGTGATTTAAGTCATGGTATGAGGAGAACTGAAGTAAGAAGTAAATCAGGAGATTCTCATTTAGGTCATGTATTTACAGATGGTCCAAAAGATAAAGGTGGTCTTAGATACTGTATAAATGGTGCAGCATTAAAATTTATTCAAAGAGAAGACTTAGAAAAAGAAGGATATAGTGAATATAAAAAGATATTCGAATAA
- a CDS encoding FAD-dependent oxidoreductase has translation MKNFENEPLSYWLDSTEKTNYPSLDKDINTDVVIIGGGIAGITSGFILKERGLNVVILEVDNILEGTTARTTAKVTSQHNLMYNKLIKEMGEDYARKYLQANEDAIDFIKQIIKEKNIDCDFTELPAYVYTTTDKYIKDIKDEVIAVQKLGKDAVFVETLDLPFNVKGAIKFENQAQFHPRKYLLKLSKEINSNGSYIYEKTKVVDIKDEKTVKVITSNENIISAKKVIIATHFPIENFRGLYFSRMYTERSYILGALSKDSIPNGMYISAEKPIRSLRYQNYNDKKMLLIGGDGHKTGQGENTKKHYNNLKKFAEENFEIESIPYRWSTQDCMPMDDIPFIGKITSNSENIFLSTGFKKWGMTNATAGAMILADIITNGKSPYSEVFSPSRFNIKGSISNFIKENLNVGYEFIKGKLKTGNIDIEVATGQGKVVDLNGKRVGFYKDTEGKTYIVDTTCTHLGCELSWNDAEKSWDCPCHGSRFSYDGTILEGPALHELSVKIIDD, from the coding sequence ATGAAAAATTTTGAAAATGAACCACTATCTTATTGGTTAGATTCAACAGAGAAAACAAACTATCCTTCCCTTGATAAAGATATAAATACTGATGTAGTAATAATTGGAGGAGGGATTGCAGGCATTACATCCGGATTTATATTAAAAGAAAGAGGTTTAAATGTAGTCATTTTAGAAGTAGATAATATATTAGAAGGTACTACTGCTCGTACAACTGCAAAGGTTACATCCCAACATAACCTTATGTATAACAAACTTATAAAAGAAATGGGAGAAGATTATGCTCGTAAATATTTACAAGCAAATGAAGATGCTATAGACTTTATAAAACAAATAATAAAAGAAAAAAATATAGATTGTGATTTTACTGAATTACCAGCATATGTTTATACAACTACTGATAAATATATAAAAGATATTAAAGATGAAGTAATAGCTGTACAAAAACTTGGGAAAGATGCAGTGTTTGTAGAAACTCTAGACCTTCCTTTTAACGTAAAAGGTGCTATAAAATTTGAAAATCAAGCACAATTTCACCCTAGAAAATATCTCCTAAAATTGTCTAAAGAAATAAATTCTAATGGAAGTTATATATATGAAAAGACTAAAGTAGTAGACATAAAAGATGAAAAGACTGTAAAAGTTATAACTAGTAATGAAAATATAATTTCAGCAAAGAAAGTAATAATAGCAACTCACTTTCCTATAGAAAATTTTAGAGGATTATATTTTTCTAGAATGTATACAGAAAGATCTTATATATTAGGTGCTTTATCTAAAGATAGTATTCCAAATGGAATGTATATATCTGCAGAAAAGCCTATAAGGTCATTAAGATATCAAAATTATAATGACAAGAAAATGCTATTAATAGGTGGAGATGGTCACAAAACTGGTCAAGGTGAAAATACTAAAAAACACTATAATAATTTAAAAAAGTTTGCAGAAGAAAACTTTGAAATAGAAAGTATTCCATATAGATGGTCAACTCAAGATTGTATGCCAATGGATGACATACCATTCATAGGTAAAATAACAAGTAATTCAGAGAATATATTTTTATCTACTGGATTTAAAAAATGGGGAATGACTAATGCGACTGCAGGAGCAATGATTTTAGCTGATATAATAACAAATGGAAAAAGTCCATATAGTGAGGTGTTTTCTCCATCTAGATTTAATATAAAGGGAAGTATATCTAATTTTATAAAAGAAAATTTAAATGTAGGGTATGAATTTATAAAAGGGAAATTAAAAACTGGAAATATTGATATAGAAGTAGCTACAGGACAAGGAAAAGTAGTAGATTTAAACGGTAAAAGAGTTGGTTTCTATAAAGATACTGAAGGTAAAACTTATATAGTTGATACTACTTGTACCCATTTAGGATG